Within Meles meles chromosome 19, mMelMel3.1 paternal haplotype, whole genome shotgun sequence, the genomic segment CCAGATAACTTCCCCCGTCTGAGAGATGACCTGCCAAGTTAATTGTTTGGGGATATGTGGGCTGGTGCCGTTtacaggggaaaggaaagagaataagcaaAAGAGTAGGATTAACGGCGAATAAGTCTTATCTTTAGTGGGTTTGGGGAGCATTGGGCGGTCCATTCCGAGTTCTGAGGGTGTCCGGTTTGTCCTTCTGGGTGTGCCGCTTTTACATGGGAGGCGTGGATCCAGGCTGCAATCCCTTCAACTTTTAGCGCCGTGGGCATTGTCAGGAGTACCATGTAGGGTCCCTTCCAACGGGGTTCGAGGTTCGTGGCTCGATGTCTGCGGACCCAGACAGTGTCCCCAATTTTATAGGGATGGGGCCGCAGTGAGGTGTTAAGTTTCTCCTCGTAGGCGGCTGCCAGGGGTTTCCAGACCTCTTGTTGTACCAGCTGCAAGGCTTGCAGATGGGCCTGtatagagggggagggggaatgagcaGAGATATCTGGCGCAAAGAATGTGACAGCAGGGGGCGGAGCGCCATAGAGAATTTCAAAGGGAGTTAACCCATGGGGGCCTGGAGTATTTCTGGCCCGATAGAGTGCTAGAGGTAGGAGCGACACCCAATCTTTAGAGCCAGTTTCAAGCAGTAATTTAGTTAGAGTCTCCTTAATGgtcctattcattctttctacctGTCCTGAACTCTGGGGTCTGTAAGCACAATGTAGTCTCCAATTAATCCCCAGCAGCTTGGCCACCGACTGACTTACCTGGGAGACAAAGGCGGGCCCTTTGTCAGACCCTAGTACCTCCGGCATTCCATACCTTGGAAAAATTTCTTCCAGTAGCTTTTTGGCAACtatgttggtggtttcctttttggtaggaaaggCTTCTGCCCATCCTGAAAAGGTATCTAGAAAAACTAAGAGGTATTTATATCCATACATGCCAGGTTTAATTTCGGTAAAATCAATTTCCCAATGTGTGCCAGGTTGATGACCACGTACCCGGACCCCTGGTCCAATAACAGTCTTTCCAGGATTAACTTGAGCACAGGTTTTGCAATTAGCGGCCGCTTGATGAAGAAGGAAGTTTCTTTTGGGGATAAAGTCTTTTAGATCTGCCCTATCCATTAGGGTCTTCATTTTACTTGCACTTAAATGAGTCAACTGGTGAAgatgatttattaattcttttgccatttttatggGCATTATGGCCTTTCCCTGGTATTCCCATCGGTTCAGGGCTGAGTTGTAATCGGCCCCTAACTTCTGTATGAAGTCCAAGTCAGCCTCCTCATAATTCCAAATGGGTGTCCCATCTATCCCTTCCGTCCCAGTGAGTATGGTGACAGTTAATAGCTGGGGCCCCAAAGCTGCCTGTTTGGCTGTCACATCAGCTAGGCGGTTTCCTCTCGCCTCGGGGGTATCCCCTTTTTGATGGCCAGGGCAGTGCATTATGCTCAGCTTCTTGGGGAGAAATAAGGCTTTTAATAGGGCCAATATTTCGGTCTTATTTTTAATCCCCTTACCGTCAGAGGTTAGTAGTCCCCTCCACCGATAAATTTCTCCATGAATATGGGCAGTGGCAAAAGCAtatctgctgtctgtatagacatTAAGATTCTTACCTTCTGCCAGTTGGAGGGCCTGGGTTAGGGCAATTAATTCTGCCCGCTGCGCCGAGGTGCCTTCTGGCAGCGCGCTTGCCCATATAATTTGAGAGTCGGTCGTGATGGCCGCTCCTGCCCGTCGTTTTCCATCCTGCAGGTAGCTACTGCCATCAGTATACCAGGTCAGATCTGCATCCTTCATGGGCTGATCAGTTAGGTCGGGCCGTGTCCCATGTGTTTCAGCAAGGATCTGGTGACAGTCATGCAGCGGTGCCTCCCCAGGAGTGGGCAATAAAGTTGCGGGGTTAAGAGTCACTATAGGTCCGAACTGGATtctgtctgagtccaggaggagggactgataaTGAGTCAGGCGGGCATTAGACAGCCAGCGGTCTGGTGGTTGGTGGATTAGAGACTCCACTGTATGTGGAGCCAGGATGGTTAGGGGCTGTCCCAAAGTTAGTTTTGTTGCGTCCTTGATGAGGACCGCGATTGCTGCTATCATTTTTAGACATGGTGGCCAGCCTGCCGCCACAGGGTCTAACTTTTTGGAGAGGTAGGCAATAGGGCGCCTCCAAGGCCCGAGTCTTTGAGTTAGGACCCCCTTAGCAAATCCTTGTTTTTCGGCAACAAAGAGGTCGAAGGGTTTTGTTATGTCTGGCAGGCCTAATGCTGGAGATTTAAGGAGCGCTTGTTTGATATGGTCAAATGCCTGCTGTTGTTGCTCAGTCCAAACAAAAGGAGTATCTTGTTTGGTTAAGGGGTACAGAGGAGCCGCTATTTCTGCAAACCCTGGGATCCATAATCTGCAAAAACCCGCCGTTCCTAGAAATTCCCGCAGTTGCCTGTGGTTTTGAGGTGCTGGAATACCAGATATAGCCTCTTTCCTTGCAGTCGTCAGCCATCGTTGGCCATTATATAACTCGTAGCCCAAGTAGGTGACTTTAATCTGGcaaatttgggctttctttgcgGATGCCCTATATCCCAATTGACCTAGGGCCTGTAGGAGATCCCCAGTACCTATTTGGCAGTCCTCTTTATTGGTAGCTGCTAATAGGATGTCATCGACATATTGGAGCAGGATCAGAGAGGGATGTCTTACCCGGAAGTCGGCTAGGTCCTGGTGAAGAGCTTCGTCGAACAGTGTTGGGCTATTCTTAAACCCCTGTGGTAGCCGTGTCCAGGTTAACTGACCTGATATTCCCAAATCTGGATCCCTCCATTCAAAggcgaagaggggctgactctgaggactcaatctcaaacagaagaaagcatctttGAGATCTAGGACTGTATACCAGGTATGGGTTGGAGGGAGGGTGCTGAGTAAGTTATAAGGGTTGGGCACCGTAGGGCGGATGTCTTCTACCCTCTTATTGACCTCTCTGAGGTCCTGAACCGGTCGGTAATCATTGGTACCAGGTTTCTTGACAGGTAACAGAGGAGTGTTCCAGGGAGACCGGCATGGGGTCAAAATGCCCTGGTCTAGTAACCGCCGTATGTGCGGTTTGATGCCCTGGTAGGCCTCATTGGACATGGGGTACTGCTTAACATTGACAGGAACGGTGGTTGCTTTTAAATGTATGTGAATAGGGGGCTGCTGAATAGCTAGTCCCATTTCTCCTGTTTCCGCCCAGGCATCTGGGTAAGACACAAGCCAGGACTCTATGTTTCTCTGAGGTTGGGAGGGCTCCTCATGAAGTCTATATTCTTCTTCTAACTGTAGGGTAAGGACGTGTAAAGAAGTCCCGCTGGGGCCGGTCACAGTGGCCCCCTGaggctcaaaatggatttgaGCCTTGAGCTTGGTTAATAAATCTCTCCCCAGGAGTGGATAGGGGCAGTCAGGCacatgaaggaatgagtgagaaaCTTTACCTGAAGCCAGATGTACTTTTCTCTCTGTAGTCCATTTATATAGTTTTCCTCCTGTTGCTCCTTGAACCCATGCCATCCGGTCACTTAATGGTCCGAGGCTCTTGGTTAGAACGGAGTGTTGAGCCCCTGTATCTACTAAGAAGGTGACTGGTTGCCCACCAACGGTTAGGGTTACCTGgggttcggggggggggggctcctgaccCTGATGGCCCTAGTCTTCGTCTAAAGCCATAAGTCTTGTGACTTGCTTAGCATTTTCCTTAGGGTGTCGGAATTTCTTTGGGCATTCTTTGGCCCAATGTCCCCTTTCTTTACAGTAGGCACATTGGTTTCGGTCTACTTGGGACCTCcttatgtctccctccctgtctgactttcctgcctctggtcctTGGCTGCCTTGCACTACGGCGGCCaagattttgctaagttccttacttcGTTTACGCTCtcgtttttcttccctttcctcagcttccttcttcagtttctcctctctttcttcctgcaaCTTTCTAAGtcgttcctctttctcttcctgagtctctcttctattaaaaatcttttctgcctcctttaataaatcttgcaaaGAGAAATCTTGTAGATTCTCTAAGCGCTGTAGTTTATTTCTTATATCTGGTGCTGACTGCCAAATGAATGCCATTGAAACATTTCCTCTCTGTTCATTACTATCTGGGTCAAAAGGCGTATACCTGCGATAAGCTTCCTTGAGCCTTTCTAGAAAAGCGGTTGGAGATTCCTCTGACCCCTGAGTGACCTGTCTTACCTGAGCCAAATTGGTGGGGTGGCGCCCCACATTATGGAGACCTGCTGTGAGTAACTGGCGGTAAAGATTTAGGTGGTTCCTACCTTCGGCCGTATTAAAATCCCAGGCAGGACGAGTCAAAGGGAAGGCAGCATCTATCACATTAGGGAGTTGTGTGGGCCTCCTCTTTCATCTCTCTGGCCAAGGGTCCAATGGCAGTCCTTGGGCCGTCCCGGGGGAGCCCCCAGgacccatgttactaattctggtttagtccgaatgcagctcttacttctggaaattcttacccatttcagtttcagtattttaacatatcaaagacctgtatttgtcctgaaagtctcccatatgaatttcttCTAAGACGGAATTTATCTTATAAGacaattaaaacaattacaaatgacaaaaactcagaatggatATGGTTAGAGCTGATGAGATGAGAGTTTACAATTTAGCTGGCAAGGAGATCAGGTTACTTCTGTGACACGTAACATTTCCATAATTCAAATGATGAtctctcaaaacattaaaacttcagGAAGTGCATAGAATCTCT encodes:
- the LOC123930649 gene encoding LOW QUALITY PROTEIN: uncharacterized protein LOC123930649 (The sequence of the model RefSeq protein was modified relative to this genomic sequence to represent the inferred CDS: substituted 1 base at 1 genomic stop codon), yielding MVPNPYTLLSTLPPDKTWYIVLDLKDTFFSLPLAPKSQDLFTFEWMDPEKGINGQLTWTRLPQGFKNSPTIFDEALHEDVGEFRAELPNLTLLQYVDDILLTAEDQEICLQGTKDLLQVIAALGYRVSAKKAQICRMERRPTQLPNVIDAAFPLTRPAWDFNTAEGRNHLNLYRQLLTAGLHNVGRHPTNLAQVRQVTQGSEESPTAFLERLKEAYRRYTPFDPDSNEQRGNVSMAFIWQSAPDIRNKLQRLENLQDFSLQDLLKEAEKIFNRRETQEEKEERLRKLQEEREEKLKKEAEEREEKRERKRSKELSKILAAVVQGSQGPEAGKSDREGDIRRSQVDRNQCAYCKERGHWAKECPKKFRHPKENAKQVTRLMALDEDXGHQGQEPPPPEPQVTLTVGGQPVTFLVDTGAQHSVLTKSLGPLSDRMAWVQGATGGKLYKWTTERKVHLASGKVSHSFLHVPDCPYPLLGRDLLTKLKAQIHFEPQGATVTGPSGTSLHVLTLQLEEEYRLHEEPSQPQRNIESWLVSYPDAWAETGEMGLAIQQPPIHIHLKATTVPVNVKQYPMSNEAYQGIKPHIRRLLDQGILTPCRSPWNTPLLPVKKPGTNDYRPVQDLREVNKRVEDIRPTVPNPYNLLSTLPPTHTWYTVLDLKDAFFCLRLSPQSQPLFAFEWRDPDLGISGQLTWTRLPQGFKNSPTLFDEALHQDLADFRVRHPSLILLQYVDDILLAATNKEDCQIGTGDLLQALGQLGYRASAKKAQICQIKVTYLGYELYNGQRWLTTARKEAISGIPAPQNHRQLREFLGTAGFCRLWIPGFAEIAAPLYPLTKQDTPFVWTEQQQQAFDHIKQALLKSPALGLPDITKPFDLFVAEKQGFAKGVLTQRLGPWRRPIAYLSKKLDPVAAGWPPCLKMIAAIAVLIKDATKLTLGQPLTILAPHTVESLIHQPPDRWLSNARLTHYQSLLLDSDRIQFGPIVTLNPATLLPTPGEAPLHDCHQILAETHGTRPDLTDQPMKDADLTWYTDGSSYLQDGKRRAGAAITTDSQIIWASALPEGTSAQRAELIALTQALQLAEGKNLNVYTDSRYAFATAHIHGEIYRWRGLLTSDGKGIKNKTEILALLKALFLPKKLSIMHCPGHQKGDTPEARGNRLADVTAKQAALGPQLLTVTILTGTEGIDGTPIWNYEEADLDFIQKLGADYNSALNRWEYQGKAIMPIKMAKELINHLHQLTHLSASKMKTLMDRADLKDFIPKRNFLLHQAAANCKTCAQVNPGKTVIGPGVRVRGHQPGTHWEIDFTEIKPGMYGYKYLLVFLDTFSGWAEAFPTKKETTNIVAKKLLEEIFPRYGMPEVLGSDKGPAFVSQAHLQALQLVQQEVWKPLAAAYEEKLNTSLRPHPYKIGDTVWVRRHRATNLEPRWKGPYMVLLTMPTALKVEGIAAWIHASHARMAAATLRDPAQLAAGGVIPASVSSPRAPSRAAPKSRPSGVATHPLQCVLAHVAPIHTPALAAQSGMLA